A stretch of the Macaca mulatta isolate MMU2019108-1 chromosome 14, T2T-MMU8v2.0, whole genome shotgun sequence genome encodes the following:
- the ZBED5 gene encoding LOW QUALITY PROTEIN: zinc finger BED domain-containing protein 5 (The sequence of the model RefSeq protein was modified relative to this genomic sequence to represent the inferred CDS: substituted 1 base at 1 genomic stop codon) has translation MIARLLCILSXSFITFAILNVCSKLTMFCTTNSLPMDLLLKQGSLKQEVESFCYQIVSESNDQKVGILQSEDKQLQPSVSKKSEGELSRIKFISNSNKITFSKKPKRRKYDESYLSFGFTYFGNRDAPHAQCVLCKKILSNSSLAPSKLRRHLETKHAAYKDKDISFFKQHLDSPENNKPPTPKIVNTDNESATEASYNVSYHIALSGEAHTIGELLIKPCAKDVVMRMFDEQYSKKIDAVQLSNSTVARRIKDLAADIEEELVCRLKICDGFSLQLDESADVSGLAVLLVFVRYRFNKSIEEDLLLCESLQSNATGEEIFNCVNSFMQKHEIEWEKCVDVCSDASRAMDGKIAEAVTLIKYVAPESTSSHCLLYRHALAVKIMPTSLKNVLDQAVQIINYIKARPHQSRLLKILCEEMGAQHTALLLNTEVRWLSRGKVLVRLFELRRELLVFMDSAFRLSDCLTNSSWLLRLAYLADIFTKLNEVNLSMQGKNVTVFTVFDKMSSLLRKLEFWASSVEEENFDCFPTLSDFLTEINSTVDKDICSAIVQHLRGLRSTLLKYFPVTNDNNAWVRNPFTVTVKPVSLVARDYESLIDLTSDSQVKQNFSELSLNDFWSSLIQEYPSIARRAVRVLLPFATMHLCETGFSYYAATKTKYRKRLDAAPHMRIRLSNITPNIKRICDKKTQKHCSH, from the coding sequence ATGATTGCTCGTCTTCTTTGTATCCTGTCTTAAAGTTTCATCACATTTGCGATACTCAATGTCTGTTCTAAATTAACCATGTTTTGTACCACAAACTCATTGCCCATGGATCTGTTGCTGAAACAAGGAAGTCTTAAACAAGAAGTGGAATCTTTCTGTTATCAGATTGTGTCTGAATCAAATGATCAGAAGGTTGGGATATTACAAAGTGAAGATAAACAGCTGCAACCTTCAGTTTCTAAAAAATCAGAAGGTGAGCTTTCCAGGATTAAATTTATATCCAATTCCAACAAAATAACATTTagtaaaaaaccaaaaagaagaaaatatgatgaAAGTTATTTGTCTTTTGGATTTACTTACTTCGGGAATAGAGATGCACCTCATGCTCAGTGTGTATTATGTAAGAAAATTTTATCGAATAGCTCTTTAGCCCCTAGTAAGCTTCGAAGACATTTGGAAACTAAACATGCTGCATATAAAGACAAAGACATAAGCTTTTTCAAGCAACATCTTGATTCACCTGAAAATAATAAACCCCCAACACCTAAAATTGTGAATACAGATAATGAAAGTGCTACAGAAGCATCATACAATGTAAGTTACCATATAGCATTGAGTGGAGAGGCTCATACTATTGGAGAATTGCTTATCAAACCTTGTGCAAAAGATGTAGTGATGCGGATGTTTGATGAACAATATAGTAAAAAGATAGATGCAGTACAGCTATCAAACAGTACTGTTGCACGTCGAATTAAGGATCTAGCTGCTGACATTGAAGAAGAACTTGTTTGTAGACTGAAAATTTGTGATGGGTTTTCACTGCAACTAGATGAATCAGCTGATGTTTCAGGACTTGCTGTGCTGCTTGTGTTTGTTCGTTATAGGTTTAATAAGTCTATTGAGGAAGACCTACTCCTGTGTGAATCTTTGCAAAGTAATGCTACCGGTGAAGAAATATTCAACTGTGTCAACAGTTTTATGCAGAAACATGAAATTGAATGGGAAAAATGTGTTGATGTTTGTAGTGATGCTTCTAGGGCAATGGATGGGAAAATTGCCGAGGCTGTCACCTTAATAAAATATGTGGCTCCCGAAAGCACCAGTAGTCACTGCCTATTATATAGACATGCACTAGCAGTTAAAATAATGCCTACATCTCTAAAAAATGTGCTAGACCAGGCAGTACAAATCATCAATTATATTAAAGCTCGACCACATCAATCCAgactattaaaaattttatgtgaGGAAATGGGTGCTCAGCACACAGCACTTCTTCTAAATACAGAGGTGAGGTGGCTTTCTCGAGGTAAAGTTCTTGTGAGACTTTTTGAACTTCGTCGTGAACTTTTGGTTTTCATGGATTCTGCTTTTCGACTATCTGATTGTTTAACAAATTCGTCTTGGCTGCTAAGACTTGCGTATCTTGCAGATATTTTTACTAAATTAAATGAAGTTAATTTGTCAATGCAAGGAAAAAATGTGACTGTTTTTACAGTATTTGATAAAATGTCGTCATTGTTAAGAAAATTGGAATTTTGGGCCTCATCTGTAGAAGAAGAAAACTTTGATTGTTTTCCCACACTCAGTGATTTTTTGACTGAAATTAATTCTACAGTTGATAAAGATATTTGCAGTGCCATTGTGCAGCACCTAAGGGGTTTGCGCTCTACTCTGTTAAAATACTTTCCTGTAACAAATGATAATAATGCTTGGGTTAGAAATCCATTTACAGTTACTGTTAAACCAGTTTCATTAGTAGCACGGGACTATGAGAGCCTGATTGATTTAACATCTGATTCTCAAGTGAAACAGAATTTCAGTGAACTTTCACTAAATGATTTTTGGAGTAGCCTAATTCAGGAATACCCAAGCATTGCAAGGCGTGCAGTGCGTGTACTTCTTCCTTTTGCTACAATGCACCTGTGTGAAACGGGGTTTTCGTATTAcgctgcaacaaaaacaaaatataggaAAAGACTTGATGCTGCACCTCATATGCGAATCCGACTTAGCAACATTACACCTAATATTAAGCGGATATGTgataaaaagacacaaaaacacTGTTCTCATTAA